In the genome of Xanthocytophaga agilis, one region contains:
- a CDS encoding energy transducer TonB, translating into MIFLKEVWLLLWLFFIYTTVFAQSYPTKLIAQLDTIIQADQQYRSVAARQSAKTPEEEAIQMQKQGAIDILNMAKIDKIIAEYGYPGKSLVGEKYQSVALMVIQHNDPAAREKYLPLLIEAAGKGEVNASSVAIVIDRAKIDKGEKQIYGSQLNETKQGMKLMPIEDEPNVNVRRAKVGLPPLEVYLKQWNINYKLPTTTNPNPTDWYYVPEARSESAVELIGGNKALYSKLLYPAKAKENNISGFVTIELTIDKNGMPKNPIVVKSLGYGCDEEALRIIKEARFTNTSGEEAEMRIQLPFPYVK; encoded by the coding sequence ATGATATTCCTCAAAGAGGTTTGGTTACTTTTATGGTTATTCTTTATCTATACAACCGTTTTTGCACAATCCTACCCAACAAAACTGATAGCTCAGCTGGATACTATAATACAGGCAGATCAGCAGTATCGTAGTGTGGCAGCAAGGCAGTCCGCCAAAACTCCAGAAGAAGAAGCAATTCAGATGCAGAAACAAGGTGCTATTGACATTCTCAATATGGCTAAAATAGATAAGATCATTGCTGAATATGGGTATCCAGGAAAATCACTGGTAGGAGAGAAGTACCAATCTGTAGCTTTGATGGTGATTCAACACAATGATCCGGCAGCCAGGGAAAAGTATCTGCCTTTATTGATAGAGGCGGCAGGTAAAGGAGAGGTAAATGCATCATCCGTTGCGATAGTGATAGATCGTGCTAAAATAGATAAGGGAGAAAAACAAATTTATGGTTCGCAGTTGAATGAAACTAAACAGGGTATGAAACTGATGCCTATCGAAGACGAGCCTAATGTAAATGTACGTCGGGCAAAAGTAGGTTTGCCACCATTGGAAGTGTACCTCAAGCAATGGAATATTAATTACAAGCTCCCCACTACAACCAATCCTAATCCGACTGACTGGTATTATGTACCTGAAGCTCGTTCAGAGTCAGCTGTAGAACTCATAGGTGGCAATAAGGCTCTATACAGCAAACTCCTCTATCCGGCTAAGGCAAAAGAGAATAATATTTCCGGTTTTGTGACAATAGAGTTAACAATTGACAAAAATGGAATGCCTAAAAATCCAATAGTAGTTAAATCATTGGGCTACGGTTGTGACGAAGAAGCTCTTCGGATAATCAAAGAAGCCCGGTTTACCAATACCTCAGGGGAGGAGGCAGAAATGCGTATTCAGTTACCCTTTCCTTATGTCAAATAA